AAAAACCGTCCCGTGAAGCAAGAGCAAGACCACCGCCGCCGTCACTGCCACCACCATTATCGTTGTTGGAGCCAACTGGACTTATGTAGTACTTTGATCCTTGTTGGACCTCATGACCATCAGAGTCAAAAGGGGTTGTAGCAATTGTACTCGCGGTTGTGTTGATGGTGGTATGTAGAGCTTGGGGTGATGCTATATAAAATGATGAAGAGAGAAATGTGCATAAGAGAGTTGGAATTAGAAGCTTGAACTTCATTTAATTTCTTTGTATTTTGATAAAATGAGCAAAGAATACGATATTGGTGAGACTATATATAGGCATATACGTACGTgcaattgtatatatattttgttggaAGTACGTGATTTAGCCCCTAATGTATATTGATCAATAAAAAAATGTcatatgtaaattaatatattttaatcatAATTGACAATAATAGATTAATTTTCGCCTAATAAATGCTATATAGTAATTCTTTGTCGAATTTTTGCCATATAACCAAATGACGacacattttgttttatataatactaGTACCCGCGCAAATGCGACGGCGATGGCCACAATGCGATGGTGACGGGCGGCGGTGGTGACAACGAGTAGTGTGGGCTACTATttaaatctaattaatataatggttagtatagttattttaaaggttgatggactaatggtgtttttgtttcatttagagtGGGTTGTATCGTATTTAGGAGATATTGTTTTAGCGGAGTGTAATTTTGACATTTCCCTCCCTGTAACTTTCAATAGGGgtctattttttttagtaaggagtatatgtatatgtatatgtttatgtttattatattatgattGTGGATTAATACATTCCAATATGTCAATTAAATAAAGGTGGTTAGATCGTGATATTTGTGACGTGGTGCATAGTCATTAGTAGTTAGGATTATTCACGAGCAAGACATGAAACAGTTTGTAAATCCGTGTTTGTCTCTTGTATTTACGTTCTTGTAACTTTACCTTGTATAATATTCCTATCGATTTTCACATactaaaacaagaaaaatataatgTTATTACGtgcataaaaattaatatattatatatcaaaaaccaTCTTTATGAATTTTCGTATAACAAAGCACAAGTTTTAATGCACCTAAATAATTTATGCCTAAAGACTCTCATTAACAAAATccaaaacttaaatataattaataaaaccaGGTTTATTTTCGTTTATCGCGCAACAAGAAGGTATATATACTAGTCTTAGggcttgtttgtttattatcCATTAAGTGATTGAATTGGTAAAATGATTGAATCGATACATAATGTTTATCTGATTTAagttaatatagttgttttttgtttattaagtcaaaaaacaaacatatttgattgattaaatgGATTAAGTAAGTTAAAACTAAATCatgatcttttaattaagaCTTTATCAAACACCAGTACAATACCTTAATATATTCCTTATACATGATGTGTTGTTTGACCAAAATTTCATTCAAACATTGacattttatatattcatatacatcAATTTGGTAATTAGttattatgaaaaacaaaaatacatgcGACTAAATAAGATTAAAGTTAAAATGGATAATAGGTTAGGCCAAAATGCATTAATATATCTTCAGTTTAATTGATTGACTAGATGATTTATTTTcgttaatttttaaaacttgttaACAGAGCTTTTAACAGCCTTTGATTGTAATGAGTTATATTTAAGGTGGTATATATAGAacataaaatatcaaatatataatactaaaatCCCTTTTTCTCTtcaatatgattataaaaagtttaaactatgggtaaactattaGTTTCACATAATTATCTTTTTAGTACcatacattttatattatatgtttcataacaaaaaacaatatttttaagGTACTCATTACGAATAAAACCTAGACGCATATGTGAAGTTTTAAAATGTGGGTATGATCTTTCAATGGGTATTAAGATGAGAGTATTataccggcatcatatgactcatacggAGTGACTCAATGTGTATCCAGTTATGGTATCGGGTTAGGGTTCCCCCATTACCCTTTTAACATTACAACTAAAAATTATTAACTAATCGTGGTCGTATAAATATTGTTAACCAAGTTTATAATACCATGCCACTTTCAATAGTATAGGGTATTAGAGCATCTAATTAACCAATTAAAAGGTAGTCAAATTCATTTTGGCCTAATAACTCCCATATGATCATATTCTCCTTGTATAATGTTTATTTGACACAGCGAGCGAGCTAGCTTGTTTTCAAAGTACCAAAAATGTAACTTTAAGTTTATTCCAAAATAAATTGTTAATTAAACTAGCATTTTCTGAAACCCCACATGGATATTCAgaagaaaaaatatgaaaattttattcTTCATCTGTTATTAACTCATGATTTGCACCTTATCTATTTTACTTTAAACATATCCAAAATATGCAAACCACCATTATGAATCCAACCATATAAACGTGTTAAGCTAACATGCATGCTtgtttaaattattaattaggAGGCAAGTGGAATGTTAGGAAAGCTAACCAACTCTTTTCGTCTTATTACTAGTCAATTGCCCACTACTTAAGGGTTATGTCGTCTCTCAAAAAAAGGTTATAACGGTTCCGAGGATTTGTAATTGCTTGTTAAAAATAGTTATATGAAATGAATCAATGATCAAAAAATATAGTTAGGTGTTATGTATTAATTTGTTAGAATGTACATGAAATCATAATTATAAATACCTATTATTTTTTAaggataataaaaaaagaagcagTTTAAAAATAGCTTACTTACAATGTGGTGCCAAATGTCGCCGTATTGGTGTCAAAAATTAGATAACAGTAGTTTTATCTAATTTTTCTCTTTGAAATTGATCACTAATCATGTCACGTGTCAACATCATATTTTTAGTCATATTCTTAAATTTACCAgttaatcttgacccttaattttaattcaaaggttaaaatatctttaacttTACCTTCAAATTATTTTCAACTTAAAAAATATTCATCTATTTACTATCATCTAAATTGGAAAGGTAAGCTTTGTGGTTCAAGCTAAATCGCCAAATTGCCGAATGGGCTAACGATCCTACAAAAGTTTTGATGTAAGTATATGAAATGAAGACATAAAGGCTGATGCTATCAAATCAGCCCATACTCCGATTAGATAAGTATGGTTTGGTTTAGTACATTTTGGGCTAAACACGCAAACCAAACAAAAAGGTCTTTGAAATTTCAAAACCTGTTTTGTACTTTGgggtttgtttttcttgttggGGTGGTTTTCCAATCGCCCAATCGGCATGCAGCGTCAATAAAAATTGGATAATATATTCTTTCTTTGGTCTATCATAGTTCAAAATTTCTATTTAAGTTTTGATGAAATATTTATCACTTtaaatgaataatattttttagaaaatgattaattctcttAACTAATTAGCCTAAAATTCCTCCTAACTATTGGATaataacatgtgaaaaaatcagagggcaggattaggaaagaaaattagtggataccacttgtcaccttcttaaagtgttaggaagatttttaggcCATTTAGTTaggatgatttatcattttccatattttttatatctatctcaaagtaaaagtttattttggagttaaaatacataactacataggtttaaaataaaaatatatttttgtaatgtgacatcatctttaattatataaaatataagaaaaaattataacatGACACATCATATATTTGTTCTACAAACaatctttctttattaataatagagatttcttttaagctattttctacaaatttatgatgtcataattatttttttttattttcaaaaatctatttttttatattaggccctatgttatttatttttttacatattattttgtaactttaaaaactttttttttatattaggccctatgttatttatttttctatatttttttttgtaaccttatattttttttaaaattaatatgaaaaatgatcgaTTGTATTATAGctcttttgatttttaattctatatctacCACTGATTTATGGTAgttagttttactttttttatcaCCTAATCgggtttatatattaatgtttatctTTATGAATATGTTGCTATCTCCatatcaaaaattataatgtgtcgacaacaaattacatactaACAACAACGGTACCTAATCCGGCAAAAGCCGTGTTTGGGGGAGTTAGAAAgaaagattgttttttaaactatttttagaaacaattatgatgtggcatgtctacaaattttttcaaaatatttttattttatttatgatgtcatatctaattactaaaattttaaattttagatttttattgcttttaaaGTTTTAGTAAAAATGTCCGGGTTGAAGTCGGACTGATTAACTAATATATCTATTAATCTGTATAAGGCCTTGTTTTTTTCTCAATAATcccttatattaataaaacaaaattgtgatAATCTCATTTTACTTTAAAAGAAAATCCCATGACATGCTAATATATAatcttgatatttttataacatcattcaaaaaaaaaaaagtgtgcaagataaagaaagatagAAACTTGAGTTTATGATCtaaaatcacaaggctatttggcATCATCCACTATAtttacaagttctgattttgatatagttctaaaaatttaagataaatccaaaactttaactaaacatatattgtatttatcgttactgtttattataatctAGTTTCTAGGGGCAGAGCCAGTAGGGGGACTGGCGGGTGCTCAGCCCCCGCCAACCACCCTCATAAGTACAATCCAACAAACTAATCTTGTAAGTTTTTGTAAATGAGCCTCCCCCAATCACCTAGAAAAGGTAAGTTTTACCCCTCTGAATTGAGTAATGGCATTAAACAACTGTTTTCTTCTAATATATTACTTTTTGGTGCTGGAAACAATCATTTGGATTTTTTgcataaaaacttgtacattgtaTATCAAAagtgtaacacccatcatttaaaaacaaggattttcaaaaactttcacctaacggtgtcaaagaaagcggaaaaaaaacatttaaaagtccaaaccaataatttcagtttggtttattcatcaaacgatgttactagccatatcattgaaacaagtctaaatggaaatccatcggttgcccaacataaagcaaccgatcacaagtcaatacaattcataaatatctaaacgtaaattcaaaggtctaaaggagcagccactatgggtaaactataatccTTTTCAagcaatctacccatgcctcgctcTTTATTCGTCAACACTCAAAACTTGCTAAACCTGAAGGAACAACAcgtttcaagaaacaagtgttagctaatgaattagctaagtaagataacacaagcttataaaaacatttgtccaattaaaacgtattaaaagtcatatttcatcattaaggcacataacatctcatatagCCATAAACATCATTCATATGGGATCGTTCGTCTTAgatgtgcctaatcatcttttcatcatcacatataacatcatttcaggtgtgacataagccactcatatcatataaggtgtaagtttgtgtgtaggtgGTCAAAAGACCTAACGgggacctcacacccgactggatggataagccttacagcggtccatcagtgtcgttaaggaatggcaagccaaaccaggagtagtccgtatgctcaagacattggtggttaatcacgccacccggagatactctaaccacgtaattatgttgcaaggagccacccaagcaaccatatatgcactcaccgggcaagggcaagtacgggttaagcttaacactttcatatcatatacgagctcgatttacattacatatagtTCAGGAATCTACATTACCTAAACATAACACATattcatcttttacgtttgggcccttaaacgtgcacgtgacatggcaactttaaaagtctagtgaactagattaacaagccatacaaacatgcacaatacaatacatctcaaaacatatcatatcatttcatttcatatcacaaggACTGCATATCAGGCCTCAAAGGTcatttacatagcccatatcacctcccgtgtaTCCCGTTTTCCCATAAACGATCAAGATATCAAATGGAAGTTATTATAAGAAAACtatcttttgttgaaccctcagtaTGTCAaaatagtgtatcttaccttgaTAAAACTTACCAACAAGTTAAAAGTATCTTAAtgtgcttgctaagtgctcccgacAACCTAGAACGCGTATAAGATCGAAATATAAGGTAAACAAAGCATTTTGTGAAATCTGACaacaggtgcgtcgcaccacccTATGGGTGCGTCGCATTTTTCAAACAGCATGTCAGGTCAGTTGCAGGTGCGGTGCACCTGcccttggtgcgtcgcatatcgggcttcaaacgaaaatagatttttcaaaactgggttgtggtgcgtcgcaccacccatttggtgcgtcgcacctggggTGTCAACCAGCAAACTAAATTCCAAACTTGCCCTAAACGATTCCTATTCGATCTCAAACCTTTGGCCCGACCTGGAGACACAAAATTGACCTTTTTGACAACACTTTTAATGACTTtaatccatcaatcaatcctttaattctttacaacataaatcaatCATTGAATCACCCGAATAACATGAAATCGGTAACCGTTTAATCAATTAACCCAACCCACACCCCATGGCTTGGGTTGAATACCTACCTATGACTTTAATAATCAGATTTCAAAGAGAAAATTACCTATAATGCCTGTAGATGACTTAGGGGATTTAAGATCTAAACAAAACTTGAACAAAACAACACGAAACGAATGGATCTTTGCTTGGAGAGGGAAGGGATTGGCTAGGGCTTTTCTCACACACACGTTACAGAAGTTTTGTGACAATTAGGGATGCCTAATTGCTCATGAACCCCTGGCCATCCACTCATTAAGTTACACTTAGGACCCCTCAACTTCTAAACTTAATGTTCTTAGCTTAAACTCACTTACCGGGAGACTTGACACACTAACAAGCACCTAACTACATCGTCCTACTTTAATTACTCCCATTAAACATCACATTAGTCATATCACATTAAGcatataaacattaaatcaCATGATCACATATAAGGCACATAAACTTAATgacctaacgttaactaacggaaagtcaaatagtcaaacacgaaaagtttgggatgttacaaaaagtCTACATCATAAAATTTATGATAAAAGTATAACTAATTTTAAGTACGATCATATCAGCTCATAGCAAAACCATAGAGTTATTAATTTGTAGTGTATAAATGAGGTTGAATTATTAGACAAAACTTTTAGATTATTTTCTAAAAGAACGTAGCCGCTTATAACCTAAACCACAACCTAGTTATGTTATACGATACAGACATAATAGTCGCCAGCCAACCTAAAATTTTGGCTCCGTCTTAGCTAgtttcgatcatcgatttactttaaccacaatttctttcatactcacgaatcatatatcatatatgaggtatatttgaatttctttatgatacattttatatagctaccgtacactgtacgagtattaggactagttagtatatatttaaaaatctatGATTCGTTTTCTTATTCtcagatttttttaaaaaaaatattatttaccTTCTCTTTTGTGTGGCCGAAGTCAAACGAAACCACAAAGGATGGTTTCTTTGCAATAACtattttctttctatttgaGCAAAAAATGGAAGAAGGCAAGCTTGAAGTTTACAATACGTACAtaagaaacatttttttttatatataattcattgtTTCCCAAACACTTGtgattatttttaaatgatcaAATGGTTTGTGTTACATGTTTTTTAACACTGATGCGATATCTGTACCACAAGATTTGATATATGTACTAACAGAATGCATTACTGACTTATACATTAAttgtgataaataaataaaaactgtgatacatttatcatttctctttttaatATACATGTCATTATTTGGATGGAGCAAATGCATGTGATAGAGTTTATtctgattttttaaaaagttttcacAATAGTATAATCACGCACAAGTATTAATACTAGTATTTAAATATAGACGGGTAAGTACGATTAAAGTAATTAATAGAGCATTCGCAACGGACTTGGAATGTGGGATTAATAAAGTAGTTATGTACTTATGTATATCGAAGatataatactccgtaatatGTAAAGATATACAATCCTTGAGACCTTGAATCTTCTTAACACATTGCTCATGATCTAGGGAGGCCGTCTTATTGTTacatagaaaatttaaaaaaggacATGTTTACAAACAGAGTTAAATTTTACACTTTTGCGAAGTCAATTGTGGCCTTTCCATCATGTGCTTTTCCAAAGAAATGCCTCACATAATCCGTGTAACGGATATGTTTATACAACGGTTTTTCTCCACTTTGGATCACTTCTGGCAGAGGTCCTATAACGTCACGATGACTTGGGTTGACAAATATCGGGACAGAAATCCTGTTATTGCTTCCGTTAGCACTCACACGATGTTCAACGCTTTTGTATCTTCCATTACTCATGATTTGAAGTGCGTCTCCAACATTGATAACCAACGATCCAGGAACCGGAGGGACGTGTATCCATTCCATTGTTTCGGTGTTTCTTACATAAAGCCCTCCGATTTCATCTTGGACAAGTATAGTTAGTGTGGACACATCTGAATGACGCCCCACACCCACGGTGAGCTCAGGGTTAGGACATTTGGGATAGTAGTTAAGATTAATCATCTTTGACCCCATTAGAGCCGATTCTTTGGTCTTGTCTATCTCTTTGACATTCAGTCCATTCATAAGTATCTCCAACAACTTCTTAACAACAATTTCAGAACTCTTCATGTATTCCAAAGCTTGATTGCTACAAGGGCATATaattaaaatccaaaaagaaaCTTTATATATGGACACGTTTAATTAATTAGCTGTTAGAaaatattttctagtttttcatttttcaattttttaggAAATCAAAAGGGCCGGTTTTCAATCTCtagtaaaagaaaatgaaaattcaaaaaacgTTTCCCTTCAAAATATATGTGGGGGAAATggtgtttttcattttctataaaaagttttataaaaaactcTGATTAGATCACGTGTtctatttttcatgttttcttgtaaaatctttctatagaaaaaaaaaactaacaatatgaacacatacaacaaattaaaagaaCAACCTGCAAATGGGAGGCCAAAGTGAAGCGGATTCTTCTTCCGAGACAAAGAAAAGACTAAGATAATCCTTCCACTCGAGAGCTTTCTCAGCATTGGGACTAAAGCTTGTACCAAAACAAATGTTAGTGGTAGGAGATCGTTCTTTTGAGTATTTATGCTTTTCTTCCGTCGGCAACGCATGGAATTGGTGAGTTGCATTTTTAACACCTTCAAGAACTTGAATCGGGACTCCATGGTTCACAATTTGAAAGAAACCCCAATTCTGTGCCGCATCACACACTGCTTTTGCTACTTTTGCATCATCCGAGTTGGACATATCGATAACTAGGATGGAGCAGTCATCTTGCAAATCTTTAAAGCTTGTTTCAAACCTTTCTTGTGGAGGTTGAATGTATTGATTTGGTAGAGTCTTGAGTCCCAATTCAGCTAAGCCTTTCACTCCATGACCTTTGTGCACTACGAAATCTACAATACTGTCGCGTGGGTTTGATGATTGGATCGTTTTTGACATTGATGGAGCCATTGTTAGTTAGTTTTAGAGATCGATCAGGTTTTAAGTAATGAATCGATGGATATATATAACGTGATGGTTGGGTTTGTTTAGTTTGGTTACTATATATAGAAGGTAGACTAAGGCTTTTCCAATGCATGCCAACTTTTATAATTCTCACACGGTTACATTATTCATGTGTTTGGAATTGCACATATGCATGGCCCATGACACTTTGGTTGGTTTGCTTATTAAATGAAACATATTCAT
The sequence above is drawn from the Erigeron canadensis isolate Cc75 chromosome 4, C_canadensis_v1, whole genome shotgun sequence genome and encodes:
- the LOC122598353 gene encoding feruloyl CoA ortho-hydroxylase F6H1-3-like, whose amino-acid sequence is MAPSMSKTIQSSNPRDSIVDFVVHKGHGVKGLAELGLKTLPNQYIQPPQERFETSFKDLQDDCSILVIDMSNSDDAKVAKAVCDAAQNWGFFQIVNHGVPIQVLEGVKNATHQFHALPTEEKHKYSKERSPTTNICFGTSFSPNAEKALEWKDYLSLFFVSEEESASLWPPICSNQALEYMKSSEIVVKKLLEILMNGLNVKEIDKTKESALMGSKMINLNYYPKCPNPELTVGVGRHSDVSTLTILVQDEIGGLYVRNTETMEWIHVPPVPGSLVINVGDALQIMSNGRYKSVEHRVSANGSNNRISVPIFVNPSHRDVIGPLPEVIQSGEKPLYKHIRYTDYVRHFFGKAHDGKATIDFAKV